The Clostridium sp. DL-VIII DNA window AATGAACAGACTACTGAAAGAGGATTATTATTAAATAATATTTCCCCAGCCTCTTTAACTTTTCCTTCTTTATAAAGACTTATAATTTCAGGTATAGGTGTATTAATGGGGCAGTTTGCTGTACATCTTGGATTTTTACACAATAAACATCTATTTGCTTCATCTACTAAAAATTTCTTATTTTCCATATATAAAAATCTCCTTTTTATTTTTTATACTCAGTATAGTATATAGTAACTTAAATTATCCTTTATTTCAACTACTTATAATAAAATATGCTATCCTTTTCCAATAAAATGATAGCATATTTTTTCATATTAATTTAGTTTTAGACATAGAAAATATAAAAAGATACAATTTAATTAAATTTCTTGTATAAATATAATATTCCATTTTTAGGGCTATATATTAACTTCCCTGAAAACCCTCTTTTTTTTAGTTCTTTTTGAAGACTATACATGAAGAAGCCATGTGTAACAACCAGAATATTCTCTGATCCCTCTTTTATTGCCTCTTCTTGTAATAAATCAACAAATTGCCTAGCCTTTTTTCTTGTTATTGTTCTATTTTCTTCTTGTGATTTATGATTGAAGTACCAAGCAATTCTTCCGCTAACCGCCCAAAACCAATAAGGTAGTTTTAAATTACATTTAAATACAGGATCAATTATAGTTTCTCGAATCAAATCATTTGTAACTATATCTTCTTTATAGACGTGCTGTGCTGTAACCAATGCTCTTATAAGAGTACTAGAATAACATTTATCCCATTTTATCCCCATGAGCTCTACGTCATTTTTTATAACATCACTTTTATTATAATTTTCTTCCCATTCTTTGAATTCTTTTGAGGTCATAAAAAACTTTTTATGGTAATTAACTTTAAAATGTCTTATAAGACCTATTCTCATAAAAATCCCTCTTGTCGTAAAATATATTATTAACTTAATTGAAGCTGTTTTACTATATCAATTAACATATTTACTCTATTAAACGGAGTTATGAAATACAGTCCATCCGAAACTCCCTTTAGTTTATTTCCAATCTCTACAGCAATTTTAACACCAATTTCTTGTGCTTCTTCCTTACTCATGTTTTCTGAGAACATCTTCATATATCTTTCAGGAATTTTAACTCCTGGAAGTTCATTATTTAAAAACACTGCATTCCTATAACTCACAATTGGAAGAAGTCCAGCTAAAATTTTCACATTAGTTTTTGCCTTTATTTTACTTAGAAATTCAATAGCATCATCTTCATATATAGGCTGTGTTAAAAAGAACTTTGCTCCATTATCTATTTTTTTTAACATGCGGTTAAATTCAACATCTTTATTTAACACATTTAAATTCAATGCGCCGCCTATATAAATGTTATCTTCTTTGAATAAATCTTCATTCATATCATTTATTAGCTTCATGAGTCTAAATGAATTTAAGTTGAACACACTTTTAGTTTCAATCTTATTTGCATCAGATATAGGATCTCCTGTAATTGCTAGTATATTCCTTATATTTTCAATATGTGAACCTATTAAACTAGACCTTATAGCGTTTGTATTCCTATCTCTGCAGCATATATGCGGCATAACCTCAATTCCTATTTCTCTCTTTATTTTAGATGCTATAATCGTCGGATCAGCTCTTACCTTTGACATTGGCGAATCTGGAATTGTTACTAAATCAATGTTATTTTCTTTACATATTTTAGCTCCTGCCATAAGCTTGGATATATCAGTGTTAATAGGAGCTGATAATTCTATTGCAATTGTAAATTCATTTTTATCAAGTTTATTTTTGAATGCATTTTCTGTTTTTTCTTTATATTCTTTTATTTCTTCTTTCTTGCTATACGAATTAATTTCATTTGAATTATTTTTAATTAATGAGACTAATTCCTTAATATAATTTGGATTTGTTCCGCAACATCCACCTATTATAGATACTCCAAGCGTCGTCATTGCATTAACTTTATTAGCAAAGTATACTGGATTATTAGGATATACAGTTCTCTCATGAATTATTTCCGGATATCCAGCATTTGGAATAGCTGAAACAATATCATTTTCTATATCTATTGTTCTTATAAATTCAGCCACATGAGTAGGTCCAGATCCACAATTGAATCCATATGAATCAATCGTTTTAATTTCTTTAACTTTCTTAATTAGTTTACTAGCGCTAATTCCATCCCTTGTGAAGCCATCTGGTTTTACTGCAAATTGCGTTAATATAAAACTCTTAGAATCCTTTCCTTTTATGTATTCAGATATTTCTTTTAAATAATTATAATTACTAAAAGTTTCAAATACAAAAATATTTATATTATTATCTAAAAAGCAATCTACTATATATTTATATTCCTTTAGTATATCCTCTTGAGATTCATCTATATTATCTTCTTTTATAGGACCAATACTTGCTCCTATAAAAACCGAAGTGTTTCGAGTAACCTCCTTTGCTATATCTATTCCACATTTAATTATATTTTTCAACGTTTCATATGATACTCCAAGATCATGTGTATTAGCCGAAAAAGTGTTTGTTCTTATTAATTTTGCCCCAGCATTAATATATTCTTTATGTATTTTTTTTATTGTATCTCCATCATCTAAATTAGCAAATTCACAGTAAGAAATATCATTCCCTGTTAGCTCCGAATAATATGTCCCCATGGCTCCATCAAATATTAATATATTATTTTGCAAATAATCTTTTATCATTTCTAATCTCCCCAATTTTTCATTAATAATACTAAAGTAAGTATACTATAAAAATCTTTTCTCGTCCTCAATTTTATCTAAAACAACTTAGTTTAATGGGATATACAGATAGAACTTTATATATTGGTATAAAAAATAGGTTTATCATTTTGATAAACCTATTTTTTCTAAGGACTATAAAACACATTCATTTTAGTATTTAAATCCTTAAAATTCGCTATTTTTTTGATTGATCTTGTGTTATCACTTGACCTGATGCATTTTCGTTTTTACCTGAAGTAGTACTATTGGGGGTTGTTCCATTGTTTGGCAGCAC harbors:
- a CDS encoding bifunctional homocysteine S-methyltransferase/methylenetetrahydrofolate reductase; amino-acid sequence: MIKDYLQNNILIFDGAMGTYYSELTGNDISYCEFANLDDGDTIKKIHKEYINAGAKLIRTNTFSANTHDLGVSYETLKNIIKCGIDIAKEVTRNTSVFIGASIGPIKEDNIDESQEDILKEYKYIVDCFLDNNINIFVFETFSNYNYLKEISEYIKGKDSKSFILTQFAVKPDGFTRDGISASKLIKKVKEIKTIDSYGFNCGSGPTHVAEFIRTIDIENDIVSAIPNAGYPEIIHERTVYPNNPVYFANKVNAMTTLGVSIIGGCCGTNPNYIKELVSLIKNNSNEINSYSKKEEIKEYKEKTENAFKNKLDKNEFTIAIELSAPINTDISKLMAGAKICKENNIDLVTIPDSPMSKVRADPTIIASKIKREIGIEVMPHICCRDRNTNAIRSSLIGSHIENIRNILAITGDPISDANKIETKSVFNLNSFRLMKLINDMNEDLFKEDNIYIGGALNLNVLNKDVEFNRMLKKIDNGAKFFLTQPIYEDDAIEFLSKIKAKTNVKILAGLLPIVSYRNAVFLNNELPGVKIPERYMKMFSENMSKEEAQEIGVKIAVEIGNKLKGVSDGLYFITPFNRVNMLIDIVKQLQLS
- a CDS encoding histidine phosphatase family protein, producing the protein MRIGLIRHFKVNYHKKFFMTSKEFKEWEENYNKSDVIKNDVELMGIKWDKCYSSTLIRALVTAQHVYKEDIVTNDLIRETIIDPVFKCNLKLPYWFWAVSGRIAWYFNHKSQEENRTITRKKARQFVDLLQEEAIKEGSENILVVTHGFFMYSLQKELKKRGFSGKLIYSPKNGILYLYKKFN